A portion of the Cryptomeria japonica chromosome 5, Sugi_1.0, whole genome shotgun sequence genome contains these proteins:
- the LOC131028733 gene encoding uncharacterized protein LOC131028733 — protein MGSESDSNCSHSVLISLKREEILLPSTTPTTDAAADVDNGLRTFRQENGFTANISMLLKENVDFYGSQKKKSRSNSVSDLKQILKENIAEENLPGTPKDHIVPLDRKTKTPGAPSKKSSESRVRRFGLQHMRQPDFSFALPL, from the coding sequence ATGGGTTCGGAAAGTGACAGCAATTGCTCTCACTCTGTACTGATCAGCCTTAAGCGTGAGGAGATTCTTCTGCCTTCAACAACACCGACAACAGATGCAGCTGCTGATGTTGATAATGGTTTGCGGACATTTCGACAAGAAAATGGATTCACAGCAAATATCAGTATGCTTTTGAAAGAGAACGTTGATTTTTACGGATCGCAGAAGAAGAAGTCTCGTTCTAATTCAGTTTCTGATTTAAAGCAAATTCTCAAGGAAAATATAGCAGAGGAAAATTTGCCTGGGACCCCTAAAGATCATATCGTACCACTTGATCGGAAAACTAAGACGCCTGGCGCTCCGAGCAAGAAGTCAAGTGAGTCCAGGGTTAGGAGGTTTGGGCTCCAACACATGAGGCAGCCGGATTTTAGTTTTGCCCTTCCACTGTAA